From the Acidovorax sp. NCPPB 3576 genome, the window CAGGCGGTGGAGCATGGGGGTATCGACATAGCCTGGGGCAATGCAATTGGACCGAATGCGCTGCTTTGCATGCTCCAGCCCCAAGGTGCGCGACGCGGCTTCGAGTGCCGCCTTCGAGGCAGCATAGGCGCCGGCGGCCTGCGGCGCAGCGCGGGCCGACAGCGCACTGACGAACACGAGGGAGGCTCCTTCACGCAGCTTGCGCTTGTATAGAAGGCGCTGTGCCAGCCCGATGGGCGCCAGGTAATTGACGGCGAGCATCTGCTGCAGGTACTTTTCACTGGCCATGCGCATCGGCACCAGCGTGGCAGCGCCGGCGCATGAGACCAAGCCGTCAAAATAAGGGGCCGATTGCACCAGGGTGTCCAGCGTGGCCGGATCGGTAAGATCCCCAGCGACCACGGTGTGGCCGGAGCCCGATAGGCCGGCGCGCGAGGTTTCCAGCCGCTCGGCATCACGCCCGTTCAGGCAAAGTTCGGCGCCCAACTCTGCGCAGAGCTTGGCAACCGCGGCGCCGATTCCGGACGAGGCCCCCGTCACCAGCACGCGGCGGCCGTATAGGCTGAAATCGGCAGTCGGGTCGGTATTCACGACACAAGCAGCGGGGGAAATACCGCGTTCTCGATGTCGAGGATGCAAGTGCCCCAGGACAGGCCGATGCCGAAACCCCCCAGCAGAAGCTTGTGACGGCCCTGTCCCAGCACTTCATTGATGCGGGCTGTCATGGTCACCGGAAGCGAAGCGCCGCTGGTGTTGCCAAAGTCCGCCAGGGTGGAGGGCACCTTTTCAGGCGGTAGGGCAAGCTTCTTGCGGATGGTCTCGTTGATCATCCGGTTGGCTTGGTGAAAGATGAAAAAGTCGATATCTTCCGTGGTGATTTTTGCGTACTCCATCGCCCGTCGCACGGAAGGAGGCACCTGCTGGGTCGAAAAGCTCAGCACCGCAGGGCCATCGAGGATCAGTTCTGCTGGCCAGTGCAGCGTGCCATCTTCGTCTCGCCTGGGCATGCTGTGCTGCGGCCCGAAGGGTTCGCGGTGGCCGCCCACCGGCAGCATGATGGCTTTGTAGCCGCTGCCGTCGCTGTTAAGGTCGAAGTGCATGGGCGGCGCAGCGGGATCGAACTCCAGCGCAGTTGCGGTGCCGGCGTCCGAGAAGAGCGGGTCGTTCAGGGTGGCACAGCGGTCGCCTACCAGCACCAGCCCTTTTTTGATCGCTCCGGAAGCAATCATGCTTCCCAATATGTGCAGGCCGAACGGATAGCCAGAGCAGCCCAAGTTCACATCGAAGGCAATCGTGGCCTGGGAAAGCTTGAGGCGATCCTGCAGGATGATCGCCGTTGCCGGAATCAGGTAGTCCGGTGATTGCGTGACGACGATCAGTGCATCGATCTCCTCGCGTTGCCAGTTCAGGGTATCCAGCAGGGTGCCTGTAGCGTCGAAAGCGAGATCGGAAAACGTTTGCCATTCCTGGCAGATGCGGCGTTGCTGGATGCCGATGTTGCGCACCAGACGCTCACGCTCCGAGCGGATTTTGGGAGCCGCGTCGTCGATGTTGTGCAGGATGCGTTTGGGAACGCAGCTGGCCATGCCTGCGAACCGGACATTGCTGAGCGTGGACAGCCCCATGGTGCTAACCCAAGAGTTTGTACAGATCGGTGATCGTGGCGGCGTTCTTCAGGTCTTCCCCGACGATCGTTTTGCCGTAATCCACATCGAACATGACGATCACACCCAGGGCGGCAAGCGAATCCCACTCGGGCAGGCTGAGCAGCTCCGTCTCCGGCGTGACCTCCACCGGCTCCTGGAAGTCGACCGCGACCAGGAAACTTTCAATGAATTGCTCGATGGTGGGGGTGGGCATAGTGGCTCCAGGGCAAATAAAAGGCCCGTGTGGCGGATGCCGCCGGGCGGGGCGTGAAACGGTTGCGCGGCAGTGTAGCCGCGAATGTCACCGGATCAGCCCTGCAGCAGCTTCAGCACCTGCTGAGGCAGCTGGTTGGCCTGGGCCACCATCGCGGTGCCGGCCTGCTGCAGGATCTGCGTGCGCGACAGGTTGGCCGTTTCCTTGGCGAAATCGGCATCCACGATGCGGCCACGGGCTGCCGCCATGTTCTCGCCCTGAATGTCGATATTGGCGATGGCGTTTTCGAAGCGGCTTTGCAAGGCCCCGAGGTCGGCGCGTGCCGAATTGACCTGGTCGATGGCGCTGTCGATCTTTTTGAGGGCCACCCAGGCCTGGCTCTGCGTTCCGACATCGACGCTGTCGATGCCCTTCTGGGCTGCGCCTGTGGCAGTCGTCAGTGTGGGCGGGGTAAAGCCCGTGTTGGCCACGGTGAATCCGGTGGTGCCGCCGAACGTGACGGTTTCCGGTACGGGCGGAACCGCGTTCGTCAATTTGGACGACGCAAACTCCAGTCCATAACTGCCGTCGTCGTTCTTGGTCAGGAAGGCGGTGACACCCGTATCCGCTGTCTTGTTGTTGATGGCCGAAATCACTTGGCCCAGGCGTTCCACGCCGGAACCTGCCGCCTTGATGCTTCCCAGGTCGATGGCGGAGCCCGAGCCGATCTGGATCGTCAGCCCGCCTGCGGGGATTGCGCTGCCGAAGGCGGAGATCGACGTGTCCGAGGCGTCTACGGCGATCGCTGTGCTCGTGCTCGAGTACATGATGCTGGACAGGCCCGACGCGCGGGTGTCCGCCAAGGCGCCCAGCGTCACGTTGTCGCCGGAGTTGGCGCCGACCTGGAACAACGCACCGGCGAAGCTGCCGTCCAGGATCTTCTGGCCGTTGAAGCTGGTTTGCTTGGAAACGCGGTCGATTTCGTCGGTGAGCTGCTTCACTTCGGACTGCAGCGCGGCGCGGTCTGCCTTGCTGTTTGTCGCATTGCTGGCCTGTACGGCCAATTCGCGCATCCGCTGCAGCATGTCGCCGACCTTGCCCAGGGCGCCTTCGGCCGTCTGGGCCAGCGAAATGCCGTCATTGGCATTGCGGGAAGCCACCGCCAAGCCTTTGACCTGGGTGTTCATGCGCTCGGCGATGGCCAGACCGGCGGCATCGTCCTTTGCGCTGTTGACGCGCAGGCCGGAGGACAGCCTTTGCATGGTGGTCGTCAGCGAGGTTGCCGACAATCCCAGATTGCGCTGGGCGTTGAGTGAGGCGATGTTGGTGTTGATCGTCGAGGCCATTACGGAACTCCTTCGCAAAAGGGACAAGGCACAGCTGCCGTGGCCAAGGACACCACCATCAGCGGGCAACCCTAGCGTTGGGAGAATTCTCCTTAGATGGGGTTTTCCTGGCGTGGGGAAAAAAGGGCGGAAAACCGTCCATATCCACCCTTGTGGGAGTCGGCTTACCCGGCTGCCCTGGGGAAAGTCGATTTTTTTGCGTGGAGACGCTCAAGTTCTCCAGGGGCTGCCCGATAACCTAACCAACAGGTTCAAGCGAATTTGTTGACCGGCAAGCGATGGATGGGTTCACGTGACTGCCGCCCCGGTCTTGGCAGCTGGCCATGGGGGTCAGCGTTGTGATCGGCGGTCTAGCCGGAATTTAAGTTACCAAGGAGCATTTCAATGGCCTCTACCATCAACACCAATGTTGCTTCGCTCAACGCACAGCGCAATCTGGGCATGTCTGCGAACTCTCTTACCACCTCGATGCAGCGCCTGTCTTCCGGCCTGCGCGTCAACAGCGCCAAGGACGATGCCGCCGGCCTGTCGATCGCCGAGCGCATGAACACCCAGATCAAGGGCCTGACCGTGGCGGCGCGCAATGCCAATGACGGCATCTCGCTGGCCCAGACGGCTGAAGGCGCCCTGGGCAAGGTTGGCGACATGCTGCAGCGGATGCGTGAACTGTCGGTGCAGGCCAGCAATGCCACCAACAGCACGAAGGACCGCGCTGCGCTGCAGTCCGAAGTGAAGCAACTCACCGACGAAATCGACCGTGTTGCCAAGCAAACCAGCTTCAACGGCCAGAAGATCCTGGACGGCAGCTTCGCTGGCGCCCTGTTCCAGGTGGGTGCCAACTCCGGTGAAAACATCACCGTCGGCGCCTTGACCAATTCGTCGGCTTCCGGCCTGTCGAACATCGAATACTCCACGGGCAGCGTGACGTCCCTGAATGCTTCCGACACGACGGTCACGGGTTTCAGCACCAAGATCGCCGCTGGCGGCCTGACCATTCAAGTGGGCTCGTCGTCCGCCATCGATCTGGGCGAAATCAAGGCCGCCGGCTCTGGCGTGGAACGCCTGGGCCAAGTGGTGTCCGCGATCAATAACAAGTCCGCCGATACCGGTGTGACCGCTTTCCTGACCAAGAAGGATGACGGCACGTACGATCTGGAGTTCGCTTCTTCCAAGCTGACGGGCGCAACGCCTCCGGTGCCGGAAACCATCACCTTCGGCGGCACGACGGGCTTCTCCGTAGCAAATACGGGCTTCGCCGCCCCGACGCTGGCGGCCGCCACAGGCACCGACAAGAAGGGCATCGACACCGTGACCGTCGCGACGCAAAAGGACGCATGGGTTTCCCTGAAGAAGATCGACAGCGCGATCGACCAGGTGAACTCCGCCCGTGCCGACCTCGGCGCTCTGCAAAGCCGCTTCGAGAACTCGGTGGGCAACATCGACATCCAGGCCGAAAATCTGTCGGCATCGCGTGGCCGGATCGTGGACGCAGACTTCGCCAAGGAAACGGCAAACCTGTCGCGCACGCAGATCCTGCAACAGGCCGGCACCGCGATGGTGGCCCAGGCCAACCAGCTGCCCCAGGGCGTGCTGTCCCTGCTGCGTTAATCGGTGGCTTATAAAGGGGATCGGAGTGGTCCGAACCCTTTTAAGCGGCGACAGGGCCACTCCTGTCGCCGCTTTTCCTGCTTTTAGATCGAAGCGATTCTCGCCACAATCGTGTATTGATTGTTGATGGCGGCCCCGGCTGCCTGGGAGACCAAAAATGGGTATTACCTCGATAGGCATTGGCAGCGGGATCGACGTCGAAACCATCGTCACCAAGACGGTGGCGCTGGAGAAACAGCCCCTCGTTCAGCTGCAAGCCAAAGCGGACACCATTCAGACCAAGATTTCCACGTTCTCCCAGGTGAAGTCGCTGCTCTCGACCTTGTCGGATGCTGCGGCCAAGCTGACCCGGGACAGCGCGTGGAACGGCATGGCGGTCAGCTCTTCCAACAGCGCGGCCGTCACGGCCACGGTGTCGGGAATTGCCAGCGCGTCGTCTTTCGGTGTGAGCGTGCAGCAACTGGCTCGCGCGCAATCGAATGCTTCCACCGCCGTGTCCAAGGATTCCGTTGTCGGTGCGGGCACCATGACGATCCAGCTGGGAACCTGGAATTCCACGGCGAATCCGCCGACCTTCGGAGTGGGGTCCACCAAGCCGATCAATGTCTCGGTCAGCGCGACCGACACGATCACCAACATCGCGGCGAAGATCAATGAAGGCGATGCGGGCGTCACCGCCACCGTGTTGCGCGATGCCTCCGGTGAGCGGCTCCTGCTGCGCTCCAAGACCACCGGGGAAGAGTCGGGCTTTCGGGTGCAGGTGGCGGAAGACCCGGCGGCGCCGGGCCTCTCCAAGCTCGCCTTCGATCCGCAGAATTCCCCAGGCGTCGGGCTGGCGGCCAACACCATCCAGTACGCGCAAAACACGCAGGCCAAGATCAACGGCATCAGCGTGACGTCCAAGGACAACACGTTCACCGAGGCCATTCCAGGCCTGACCCTGACAGTGTCGCAAGTCACCACGACCGATGTGGAGATGGGGGTGAAGGCCGACACCGCCACGATGAAGAAGAACGTCCAGGACTTCGTGGATGCCTACAACGCCGTCAACGACCTGCTGGGTTCCTCCACCAAGTACGACAGCGAGAGCAAAACCAAGGGCGTGCTGCAGGGTGACAGCACGGCGGTCGGGCTGCAGAACTCGCTGCGCGCGGCCATTGGCGCCGCGACCGGCGGCACCTCTGCCTTGCAGACGCTGTCCGATATCGGCCTGGAAGTGCAGCGCGGCGGCAAGCTGACGGTGGACAACACCAAGCTGGACAACGCGCTGAAAACACCCGACACCCTCAAGCAGCTGTTCGCATCCGACCCGGCTTCCGGCGGTACGGGCACTGGCGCTGCGGTTCGCATGAAGTCGTTCACGTCCGGACTGCTGTCGCTGGACGGGCTCATGAACAACAAGTCCGACGCGCTGGACCTGGAAGTCAAGCGCAACACGTCCGACCAGGACAAGGTGAACAACCGCGCTGCCGTGCTGGAAAAACGCATGCGAGCGCAATACACCGCGCTGGACACCCAGATGGGTAATCTTTCGGCCCTCAACAGCTACATCACGCAGCAGGTCGCGCAGTGGAACAAGTAAGTCCTGTGTTCAAACCAGCCGCCGCTTTGCGGCGGGTTTGACTACTGGAAAACGCCCGCTGAAAACACCCTGCCAGAACGCCAAAACACCTCGTAAATGTCCTTGAGTTCCTTCTTGATCTGCCGATATTGAATGTAAGTAGCATGAAGGAGTTCTCGATGTACACGCCAGTCAGTTCCCGCGCCGCCTCGGTCTATCGGCAGGTCGGTGTGCAATCCAGTGTGGATGGCGCCTCGCCCCATCAATTGATCCAGATGTTGTTCGATGGCCTGATGCAATCGCTCAACGCCGCCCGCGGCTCCATGCAGCGCGGCGATGTGGAAGAAAAAGGCCGCCATCTGGGCAAGGCGGTACGCATCATCGAAGAGGGGCTCAAGGGCGGCCTCAACCCCGCTCAAGGCGGCGAGCTGGCCGCCAATCTGAAGGCCCTTTATGACTACTGCGTAGGGCGGCTCACCATGGCCAATCTTCGCAACGATGTCACCCTGGTGGAAGAAGTGGTCAACCTGATCGTGCCGGTGGCGCAGGGTTGGGGCGAGATCGGTGCCGGCGGCCGTCCTTCGGCCTAAGGTTGGGAGAAACTAAGAATGTCTGAAATGCTCATCGATTACTACAAAGCCATCGAAGACAGCAGCGCCAAGATGCTGGAGGCTGCCAAGCTCAAGGATTGGGACGGCGTGGTTCGCTACGAAGGCGCCTGTGCGGTGCTCATCGAGCAGCTGCGATTCAAGGCCCAGGAGCACGATCTGCTGCCCGAACACCGCCGTGAGAAGACGCGCATCATGCAGCGCATCCTGAGCAACGATGCCCAGATCCGCTGCCTGGCGGAACCCTGGCTGTCGCAGTTCGAGCATTTGCTGGAGCGCCAGCCGCAGATGATGCATTGAGGGGAGGGCGGTTGCCGCCTTTGCCGGGCTGCACGGCCCGGCCCATGCTCACCAGGGTACCTCGCAGGCGGCGGTGAGCAGGCGAGACCTGATGCTCAGTGCGCCTGAGGCCGTGTTGTTTTTATGATGGATCACGTCGCCGGGAGCCGGCGGCGAACTGCAAGCCACTGTACAGCGACTGAAGGCGGGGACAACGACCGAAGGCTTCAATAGCCAAATCGCCCTCCAGTGCAATAAGTACTAGGGCGATATGCTATAAAAATAATAGCAATTGGCGGAATTTGCGTTTTGCTGGAGGCGTCAAACCTGCATGTTCATGATGTCGGTGTAGGCCTGAACCATGCGGTTGCGCACGTGCAGCGTGGCCTGAAACCCGATCTGGGCCTTCTGGATCGCCACCATGGTCTCTTCCAGGCTCACGGCCGGGTTTTCCATTTGCACTTCCTTTTGCAGGTCGGCCGCCCGGTTCTGGGAGGCGCTGACCGACTGCAGCGCGCCCTTGAGCGCCGAGGAAAACCCCACTTCCTGCGAGTCCTGCGGTGCCGCGGCACGGCGCGCAAGGCCAGCACCTGAAAGTGGCGTGGTGGGGCTTGATATGCGGAGGTCCATGGCTGTGTCCGAAGGAATGGCGGGATGGTGCAATCCTAGGGGGCCTGCGCTGCGCCATCCTGGGGAATAGATGGTGAAACGAGGGCCTTATCTCGGCTACGTCGGCAAGGCGCTCGTCCAATAATCGCC encodes:
- the fliS gene encoding flagellar export chaperone FliS, translated to MYTPVSSRAASVYRQVGVQSSVDGASPHQLIQMLFDGLMQSLNAARGSMQRGDVEEKGRHLGKAVRIIEEGLKGGLNPAQGGELAANLKALYDYCVGRLTMANLRNDVTLVEEVVNLIVPVAQGWGEIGAGGRPSA
- a CDS encoding ketoacyl-ACP synthase III — translated: MGLSTLSNVRFAGMASCVPKRILHNIDDAAPKIRSERERLVRNIGIQQRRICQEWQTFSDLAFDATGTLLDTLNWQREEIDALIVVTQSPDYLIPATAIILQDRLKLSQATIAFDVNLGCSGYPFGLHILGSMIASGAIKKGLVLVGDRCATLNDPLFSDAGTATALEFDPAAPPMHFDLNSDGSGYKAIMLPVGGHREPFGPQHSMPRRDEDGTLHWPAELILDGPAVLSFSTQQVPPSVRRAMEYAKITTEDIDFFIFHQANRMINETIRKKLALPPEKVPSTLADFGNTSGASLPVTMTARINEVLGQGRHKLLLGGFGIGLSWGTCILDIENAVFPPLLVS
- a CDS encoding flagellin; translation: MASTINTNIASLNAQRNLGLSATSLTTTMQRLSSGLRVNSAKDDAAGLAIAERMNTQVKGLAVASRNANDGISLAQTAEGALGKVGDMLQRMRELAVQASNATNSKADRAALQSEVKQLTDEIDRVSKQTSFNGQKILDGSFAGALFQVGANSGDNVTLGALADTRASGLSSIMYSSTSTAIAVDASDTSISAFGSAIPAGGLTIQIGSGSAIDLGSIKAAGSGVERLGQVISAINNKTADTGVTAFLTKNDDGSYGLEFASSKLTNAVPPVPETVTFGGTTGFTVANTGFTPPTLTTATGAAQKGIDSVDVGTQSQAWVALKKIDSAIDQVNSARADLGALQSRFENAIANIDIQGENMAAARGRIVDADFAKETANLSRTQILQQAGTAMVAQANQLPQQVLKLLQG
- a CDS encoding flagellar protein FliT, with protein sequence MSEMLIDYYKAIEDSSAKMLEAAKLKDWDGVVRYEGACAVLIEQLRFKAQEHDLLPEHRREKTRIMQRILSNDAQIRCLAEPWLSQFEHLLERQPQMMH
- the fliE gene encoding flagellar hook-basal body complex protein FliE, whose product is MDLRISSPTTPLSGAGLARRAAAPQDSQEVGFSSALKGALQSVSASQNRAADLQKEVQMENPAVSLEETMVAIQKAQIGFQATLHVRNRMVQAYTDIMNMQV
- the fliD gene encoding flagellar filament capping protein FliD, whose product is MGITSIGIGSGIDVETIVTKTVALEKQPLVQLQAKADTIQTKISTFSQVKSLLSTLSDAAAKLTRDSAWNGMAVSSSNSAAVTATVSGIASASSFGVSVQQLARAQSNASTAVSKDSVVGAGTMTIQLGTWNSTANPPTFGVGSTKPINVSVSATDTITNIAAKINEGDAGVTATVLRDASGERLLLRSKTTGEESGFRVQVAEDPAAPGLSKLAFDPQNSPGVGLAANTIQYAQNTQAKINGISVTSKDNTFTEAIPGLTLTVSQVTTTDVEMGVKADTATMKKNVQDFVDAYNAVNDLLGSSTKYDSESKTKGVLQGDSTAVGLQNSLRAAIGAATGGTSALQTLSDIGLEVQRGGKLTVDNTKLDNALKTPDTLKQLFASDPASGGTGTGAAVRMKSFTSGLLSLDGLMNNKSDALDLEVKRNTSDQDKVNNRAAVLEKRMRAQYTALDTQMGNLSALNSYITQQVAQWNK
- a CDS encoding flagellin encodes the protein MASTINTNVASLNAQRNLGMSANSLTTSMQRLSSGLRVNSAKDDAAGLSIAERMNTQIKGLTVAARNANDGISLAQTAEGALGKVGDMLQRMRELSVQASNATNSTKDRAALQSEVKQLTDEIDRVAKQTSFNGQKILDGSFAGALFQVGANSGENITVGALTNSSASGLSNIEYSTGSVTSLNASDTTVTGFSTKIAAGGLTIQVGSSSAIDLGEIKAAGSGVERLGQVVSAINNKSADTGVTAFLTKKDDGTYDLEFASSKLTGATPPVPETITFGGTTGFSVANTGFAAPTLAAATGTDKKGIDTVTVATQKDAWVSLKKIDSAIDQVNSARADLGALQSRFENSVGNIDIQAENLSASRGRIVDADFAKETANLSRTQILQQAGTAMVAQANQLPQGVLSLLR
- a CDS encoding SDR family NAD(P)-dependent oxidoreductase, with the translated sequence MNTDPTADFSLYGRRVLVTGASSGIGAAVAKLCAELGAELCLNGRDAERLETSRAGLSGSGHTVVAGDLTDPATLDTLVQSAPYFDGLVSCAGAATLVPMRMASEKYLQQMLAVNYLAPIGLAQRLLYKRKLREGASLVFVSALSARAAPQAAGAYAASKAALEAASRTLGLEHAKQRIRSNCIAPGYVDTPMLHRLGSAADMSEKVALTPLGTVTPDDVAPAAAWLLSPASRWITRTTLTLDGGISLPIRL
- a CDS encoding acyl carrier protein gives rise to the protein MPTPTIEQFIESFLVAVDFQEPVEVTPETELLSLPEWDSLAALGVIVMFDVDYGKTIVGEDLKNAATITDLYKLLG